CCTGGATAAATAAATCTGATTCTTTTAATTCATCTGGGGTGGTTCGAGCTGTCGTGATGACCGTCGCTCCAGCTTTTGTAAGGCGTTTTACAATTGCTTCCCCCATTCCTCCCTTGGTACCGCCGGTAACCAGAACACGCTTGCCATTCAGTTCCTTGGGATCAATAATTATGTGGCTGGAATTCTCCATTCAATGAAACCTCCTATTTTAGAGTTTATTAACAACTTCAGTATATCTTTTATAATCTGACGGCAGTATGTCATGTTCTAAATAAATATTATTTCGCAAAAAAAGCACTGATTGATCAATCAGTGCTTTTACATGTTTGATTATTTTACCTCATAACATAGAGAGGCCAGCGTATCCAGAACACTGCCTATAAATTTCGCAACTTCCAAATGCGCCGGATGTGCAAGGTATGCATCCAAATCTTGCATAGATGCAAACTTCGTGATGAAAAGTACATCATAAGCGCTCTCCTCAGGACGTATGTTTTTTTCAACCTGTATGTCCAGAAGAACATCAATTTTTCCTTTCATACTGAGGAGAGCGGACTGTACCTTACTTACATCGTTATCCGGATTCTTCAGCTTTAACAGTACACTGTTTGCAATCATAAGTTATTCCCCCTACTAAAGGTTATGTTGTCCTGTTGCTCAGATTAATTATAATGAGTAAAACCTGACGACGGTACGTCAGGTTAAGCATTAATATTTATTCATCATGGCTTCGATCCGATTCTTCATCTCCAATCGCATGTCCAAAGGTTCTATTACTTCAAGGAGTGGCCCATATGAAAATAGATAATTATATATCCATTCACCGCCGGGCATAGAGGCATTGACAGTATAGGAGCCGTCTTTGTTTTTTGTAATATCTTCCTCGTCAAACTCATCATATACCCGATATGCTCCTTCGGCAGATATATTCAGGCATATATCAATCTGAGTTTTTTGCGTCTGATTATTTTCTTTTAATCCTTCAAAGTTCCTTTTTGAGAAAGGCGCTGGCGTCATCAGGATATCTGACATTCGCGTGATTTTGAAGGTTCTATATGTGTTTCTGGTTAAGCAGAAGGCTTGCAGGTACCAAGCGTTTACTTTGAAGACAAGTTTTTGCGGTTCAACTTTCCGGATGCTTTTTTCACCGGATGAGCTAAAATAATTAAATTCAATGATTCGGCGGCTTAGAATGGCTTCTTTTATCATAGTAAATTGACATGCTCTTTTTTTCTCGCTGCCCCAGGGACTGAAATCTACCTCAATCCAATTTATTCTTTTTTTATTGAACAGAGTACTCAGTTTGGCAAGAACCATATCCGTCTCTGGAGCCTGCGTTATTGACAGACTTTGCAATGCATATAATATTTCATTTTGTTCCCTTTCTGAAAGAACGGATTTATCGAGTACATAATCTTCAAGCAAAGAGATACCGCCGCCTTTTCCCTGGCTTGCA
Above is a window of Acetonema longum DSM 6540 DNA encoding:
- a CDS encoding Dabb family protein gives rise to the protein MIANSVLLKLKNPDNDVSKVQSALLSMKGKIDVLLDIQVEKNIRPEESAYDVLFITKFASMQDLDAYLAHPAHLEVAKFIGSVLDTLASLCYEVK
- a CDS encoding helix-turn-helix transcriptional regulator; translated protein: MQINRLFEIIYILLSKRTITARALAERFEVSVRTIYRDIDILSSAGIPIYASQGKGGGISLLEDYVLDKSVLSEREQNEILYALQSLSITQAPETDMVLAKLSTLFNKKRINWIEVDFSPWGSEKKRACQFTMIKEAILSRRIIEFNYFSSSGEKSIRKVEPQKLVFKVNAWYLQAFCLTRNTYRTFKITRMSDILMTPAPFSKRNFEGLKENNQTQKTQIDICLNISAEGAYRVYDEFDEEDITKNKDGSYTVNASMPGGEWIYNYLFSYGPLLEVIEPLDMRLEMKNRIEAMMNKY